One window from the genome of Hippocampus zosterae strain Florida chromosome 7, ASM2543408v3, whole genome shotgun sequence encodes:
- the LOC127604112 gene encoding ATP-binding cassette sub-family C member 3-like isoform X6: MDAHFLRFYVATSRQLKRLESVSRSPIYSHFSETITGSSVIRAFGRHSAFVFMSDMKVDENQKSYYPGIVSNRWLGVRIEFIGNCIVLFAALFAVTGKNDLNPGLVGLSVSYALQVTMSLNWMVRMTSDLENNIVAVERVKEYSETKTEAPWEIEDKKPHPDWPMQGNVEFHNYSVRYREGLDLVLKNLTLSVKGGEKVGIVGRTGAGKSSMTLCLFRLLEAAEGEISIDDVKISEIGLHDLRSKLTIIPQEPVLFSGTLRVNLDPFEKYSDDEVWKALEHSHLHKFVSNQPAKLEMECSEGGENLSVGQRQLVCLARALLRKTRILILDEATAAVDLETDDLIQSTIKTQFEDCTVFTIAHRLNTIMDYTRVLVLDKGQIAEFDTPSNLISQRGIFYGMAKDAGLVS; this comes from the exons AGATTTTACGTTGCCACATCTCGGCAGCTGAAGCGTCTGGAGTCTGTCAGCCGCTCGCCCATTTATTCCCATTTCTCTGAGACCATCACTGGCTCAAGTGTTATCCGAGCCTTTGGCAGACACTCTGCCTTTGTTTTCATGAGTGATATGAAAGTGGATGAGAACCAAAAGAGTTACTACCCCGGGATTGTGTCCAACAG GTGGCTGGGTGTGCGCATTGAGTTCATCGGCAACTGCATCGTGTTGTTTGCTGCTCTGTTTGCGGTCACTGGAAAGAATGACCTTAACCCAGGCCTTGTGGGTCTATCAGTGTCTTATGCTTTACAG GTGACCATGTCTCTGAATTGGATGGTGCGGATGACTTCCGATCTGGAGAACAACATTGTAGCTGTGGAACGAGTAAAGGAATACTCTGAGACAAAGACAGAG GCACCCTGGGAAATCGAGGACAAGAAACCCCATCCCGATTGGCCCATGCAGGGGAATGTGGAGTTTCACAATTACAGTGTCCGATACCGCGAGGGACTGGATCTGGTTCTGAAAAACTTGACGCTGAGTGTCAAAGGAGGAGAGAAG GTTGGTATTGTGGGTCGAACAGGAGCCGGCAAGTCATCCATGACGCTCTGCCTCTTCCGTTTGCTGGAAGCCGCTGAAGGCGAGATCTCCATCGACGATGTTAAGATATCGGAGATTGGCCTGCATGACCTGCGGTCCAAACTTACAATCATTCCACAG GAGCCAGTCCTATTCTCTGGAACACTCAGGGTGAACCTTGACCCCTTCGAGAAGTACAGCGATGACGAGGTGTGGAAAGCTCTGGAACATTCCCATTTGCACAAGTTCGTGAGCAACCAGCCAGCAAAACTGGAGATGGAGTGTTCAGAGGGAGGAGAGAACCTCAG CGTGGGGCAGAGGCAGCTAGTGTGTTTGGCCCGAGCCCTTCTCAGGAAGACGCGAATCCTCATACTTGATGAAGCGACTGCTGCTGTCGACTTGGAGACGGATGATCTCATCCAGTCTACTATTAAGACTCAGTTTGAAGACTGCACCGTCTTTACTATTGCGCACAGACTCAATACAATTATGGATTATACAAG AGTGCTGGTGTTGGACAAAGGACAGATTGCAGAGTTTGATACTCCTTCAAATCTGATATCACAGCGCGGAATTTTCTACGGAATGGCGAAAGATGCAGGACTGGTGTCGTAG